The following proteins are encoded in a genomic region of Ictalurus punctatus breed USDA103 chromosome 15, Coco_2.0, whole genome shotgun sequence:
- the LOC108276043 gene encoding glucose-6-phosphate 1-dehydrogenase isoform X1, whose protein sequence is MSSLARSQSEVFGEIRKELYDDHEFRQVTHVFVIMGASGDLAKKKIYPTLWWLFKDGLLPEETYFVGFARSRLTLDDIRAASLPYMKVKDVDNERVSAFFQRNSYLSGRYTEGESFSQLQSHLNSLCHGTDANYIFYLALPPTVYHSVTANIRQHCMSNKGWSRLIVEKPFGRDLQSSEELSAHLSSLFTEDQIYRIDHYLGKEMVQNLMVLRFGNRIFGPIWNRDSVACVVLTFKEPFGTYGRGGYFDDFGIIRDVMQNHLLQMLTLVAMEKPASTNSDDVRDEKVKVLKCIAPVTLGDVVLGRYEGNPAGEGEAKLGYLNDPTVPQGSHTATFATVVLYVHNERWEGVPFILRCGKALNERKAEVRLQFTDVPGDIFHSQCQRNELVVRVQPDEAIYAKMMSKKPGVYFNPEETELDLTYRSRYKDVKLPDAYERLILDVFSGSQMHFVRSDELREAWRIFTPLLHQIEAERTQPIPYVYGSRGPKEADELMQRAGFHYGGTYKWVNPHPV, encoded by the exons ATGAGTTCATTAGCGCGCTCCCAGTCCGAGGTGTTTGGAGAAATCCGGAAGGAGCTCTATGATGACCATGAATTTCGACAGGTTACTCATGTCTTCGTTATCATGGGCGCCTCG GGAGATCTTGCGAAGAAGAAGATTTACCCAACCCTTTG GTGGCTCTTTAAGGATGGGCTCCTGCCAGAGGAGACGTACTTTGTTGGGTTTGCGCGTTCCCGGCTGACCCTGGATGACATCCGCGCTGCCTCTTTACCGTACATGAAG GTTAAAGACGTGGATAATGAGCGCGTCTCAGCATTTTTCCAAAGGAACTCGTACCTGTCCGGACGCTATACAGAGGGAGAGTCGTTCTCACAACTGCAGTCCCACCTGAACTCTTTGTGCCATGGTACAGATGCCAACTACATCTTCTACCTGGCACTGCCACCCACCGTCTACCACAGCGTCACCGCCAACATTCGCCAGCACTGCATGAGCAAcaa gggTTGGAGCAGGCTGATTGTGGAGAAACCGTTCGGCCGGGATCTGCAGAGCTCAGAGGAATTGTCAGCACACCTGTCATCCCTCTTCACTGAAGATCAGATCTACCGCATAGACCACTATCTGGGCAAGGAGATGGTGCAGAACCTCATGGTACTCAG gtttgggAACCGAATTTTCGGCCCTATCTGGAATAGGGACAGTGTGGCCTGCGTCGTTCTCACTTTTAAAGAACCCTTTGGAACTTATGGGAGAGGAGGATACTTTGATGACTTTGGTATTATCCG CGATGTCATGCAAAATCATCTTCTCCAGATGCTCACCTTGGTTGCCATGGAGAAGCCTGCCTCCACCAACTCGGATGATGTGAGAGATGAGAAG GTGAAGGTATTGAAGTGCATAGCACCAGTGACTCTAGGTGATGTTGTGCTGGGGCGGTATGAGGGAAACCCTGCTGGGGAAGGGGAGGCTAAACTGGGTTACTTGAACGACCCCACCGTTCCCCAAGGCTCCCACACGGCCACTTTCGCCACTGTGGTGCTCTACGTGCATAACGAGCGCTGGGAAG GGGTTCCCTTCATCCTGCGCTGTGGAAAGGCCTTGAACGAGCGCAAGGCTGAGGTGAGGCTGCAGTTCACGGACGTGCCAGGTGACATCTTTCATTCGCAGTGCCAGAGGAACGAGCTGGTGGTGCGCGTGCAGCCTGATGAGGCTATTTATGCCAAAATGATGAGCAAAAAGCCTGGGGTGTACTTCAACCCTGAGGAGACGGAGCTGGACCTGACCTACCGTAGCAGATACAAG GACGTGAAGCTTCCCGATGCCTACGAGCGTCTAATTCTGGACGTGTTCAGCGGAAGTCAGATGCACTTTGTGCGCAG tgatgAGCTCAGGGAAGCCTGGAGAATCTTCACCCCTCTCCTCCACCAGATAGAAGCAGAAAGGACACAACCAATCCCTTATGTGTATGGAAG CCGTGGACCGAAAGAGGCAGACGAGCTGATGCAGAGGGCAGGATTCCACTACGGAGGGACGTACAAGTGGGTCAACCCTCATCCGGTGTAA
- the zgc:158263 gene encoding ceramide kinase family protein, which translates to METDSGRMESSVWLGNKRHRALLSGWRFSWTELDKKNRDKNTISLPVSEVVAVMEGQVEIQPQKKVKDTDRDFTLFYVKRSNTGSGKAPLWSLGRSQFCCPSRDLRDQWVTQLRIALKTHCPSRPHRLLVFINPYGGKKKGKQIYHSTVAPLFELAGISSHVVVTERANQARDHILKKDLTGFDGVVCVGGDGMFSELLHGVIGRTQQEAGVSEHDPCVMLQPCDLHIGIIPAGSTDCVCFATVGVNDPVTSALHIIIGDSQPLDVCSVHHHSTLVRYSVSLVGYGFYGDVLAESERRRWMGPLRYDYSGFLVYLCNRSYQGIVQYLPADSQITSPRDNSRCLSGCRVCSESTERLFPRSESSSSLYSRQLGQYSIESEGEWLSVEGRFRCVSLTCMSSSCPRSPKGLSPSAHLADGTGDLILVRNTNPLGFLTYLHRHTNTQDQFDLPFVEVHRVKAVRFSFPPSEEADDEDGPKESRNIPAGIPGDPEMLSDAGDVESGRLGSQQCLAEKRREQGMKEKGRKKRDYLCGLCSSKRSATSVWNCDGEILPYSEILCRVHGQLVHLFARGIEEDTVSRKYHEGSRNCQGRCILHN; encoded by the exons ATGGAGACAGACTCGGGGAGGATGGAGTCGAGTGTGTGGCTCGGTAATAAGCGGCACCGCGCGCTGCTCAGCGGATGGCGCTTCAGTTGGACCGAGCTGGACAAGAAGAACCGAGACAAAAACACCA TTTCACTGCCCGTCTCTGAGGTGGTTGCTGTAATGGAGGGTCAGGTGGAGATCCAGCCACAGAAGAAGGTGAAGGACACTGACCGAGACTTCACAC TGTTCTATGTAAAACGCAGCAACACCGGTAGTGGGAAAGCACCACTGTGGAGCCTGGGCAGGTCCCAGTTCTGTTGCCCCAGCCGTGACCTCCGGGATCAGTGGGTGACGCAACTCAGAATTGCACTTAAAACCCACT GTCCCTCTCGCCCTCACAGGCTGTTAGTGTTCATTAACCCCTACGGAGGGAAGAAAAAAGGGAAGCAGATCTATCACTCCACAGTGGCTCCTCTATTTGAGCTGGCTGGCATCAGCTCTCATGTTGTGG TGACCGAACGAGCCAATCAGGCGAGAGACCATATCCTGAAGAAAGACCTGACTGGGTTTGATGG TGTGGTTTGCGTGGGCGGAGATGGAATGTTCAGTGAGCTGTTGCACGGCGTGATTGGACGAACCCAGCAGGAGGCAGGCGTTTCCGAACATGACCCGTGTGTGATGCTGCAGCCGTGTGACCTCCACATCGGTATCATTCCAGCAG GCTccacagactgtgtgtgttttgctacAGTAGGTGTGAATGATCCGGTTACTTCAGCACTGCACATCATTATCG gAGACTCCCAGCCTCTGGATGTGTGTTCTGTCCATCATCATTCCACACTTGTGCGTTATTCTGTCTCGCTGGTGGGCTACGGTTTCTATGGTGATGTGTTGGCTGAAAGTGAGAGGCGACGCTGGATGGGACCTCTCAGATATGACTATTCGG GTTTTTTAGTGTACCTGTGCAACAGGAGCTATCAGGGAATAGTGCAGTATCTACCTGCGGACTCCCAGATCACCAGCCCCAGAGACAACAGTCGCTGCCTCTCAGG gtgcagaGTGTGCTCGGAGAGCACAGAGAGACTGTTCCCTCGCTCAGAGAGCTCTAGCTCTCTTTACAGCAGGCAACTCGGCCAGTACAGCATTGAATCGGAGG GCGAGTGGTTAAGTGTTGAGGGCAGATTCAGGTGCGTGTCTCTGACCTGCATGTCCAGCTCATGCCCACGGAGTCCCAAAGGTCTCTCGCCCTCCGCACACCTGGCTGACGGGACGGGGGATCTCATCTTAGTGAGGAACACTAATCCCCTGGGTTTCCTCACATACCTGCACAGGCACACCAACACGCAGGATCAG TTTGACCTGCCCTTCGTCGAGGTGCATCGCGTCAAGGCAGTGCGTTTTTCCTTTCCTCCCAGCGAGGAGGCGGACGATGAAGACGGGCCAAAAGAAAGCCGAAACATCCCCGCAGGTATACCCGGGGATCCCGAGATGCTGAGTGACGCAGGCGACGTCGAGTCAGGCAGGCTCGGCTCCCAGCAGTGCCTCGCAGAAAAGCGCAGGGAACAAGGGATGaaggagaaaggaaggaagaagagaGATTACCTGTGTGGGCTGTGCTCCAGTAAGCGGTCTGCTACGTCTGTGTGGAACTGTGACGGAGAGATTCTGCCGTATAGCGAAATCTTATGCAG AGTACACGGTCAGCTGGTGCATTTGTTTGCCAGAGGCATTGAGGAGGACACGGTCTCCCGGAAATACCACGAGGGAAGCAGGAATTGCCAAGGGAGATGTATTTTACACAACTAA
- the LOC108276043 gene encoding glucose-6-phosphate 1-dehydrogenase isoform X2, which yields MSSLARSQSEVFGEIRKELYDDHEFRQVTHVFVIMGASGDLAKKKIYPTLWWLFKDGLLPEETYFVGFARSRLTLDDIRAASLPYMKVKDVDNERVSAFFQRNSYLSGRYTEGESFSQLQSHLNSLCHGTDANYIFYLALPPTVYHSVTANIRQHCMSNKGWSRLIVEKPFGRDLQSSEELSAHLSSLFTEDQIYRIDHYLGKEMVQNLMVLRFGNRIFGPIWNRDSVACVVLTFKEPFGTYGRGGYFDDFGIIRDVMQNHLLQMLTLVAMEKPASTNSDDVRDEKVKVLKCIAPVTLGDVVLGRYEGNPAGEGEAKLGYLNDPTVPQGSHTATFATVVLYVHNERWEGVPFILRCGKALNERKAEVRLQFTDVPGDIFHSQCQRNELVVRVQPDEAIYAKMMSKKPGVYFNPEETELDLTYRSRYKDVKLPDAYERLILDVFSGSQMHFVRSDELREAWRIFTPLLHQIEAERTQPIPYVYGSRGPKEADELMQRAGFHYGGTYKYLA from the exons ATGAGTTCATTAGCGCGCTCCCAGTCCGAGGTGTTTGGAGAAATCCGGAAGGAGCTCTATGATGACCATGAATTTCGACAGGTTACTCATGTCTTCGTTATCATGGGCGCCTCG GGAGATCTTGCGAAGAAGAAGATTTACCCAACCCTTTG GTGGCTCTTTAAGGATGGGCTCCTGCCAGAGGAGACGTACTTTGTTGGGTTTGCGCGTTCCCGGCTGACCCTGGATGACATCCGCGCTGCCTCTTTACCGTACATGAAG GTTAAAGACGTGGATAATGAGCGCGTCTCAGCATTTTTCCAAAGGAACTCGTACCTGTCCGGACGCTATACAGAGGGAGAGTCGTTCTCACAACTGCAGTCCCACCTGAACTCTTTGTGCCATGGTACAGATGCCAACTACATCTTCTACCTGGCACTGCCACCCACCGTCTACCACAGCGTCACCGCCAACATTCGCCAGCACTGCATGAGCAAcaa gggTTGGAGCAGGCTGATTGTGGAGAAACCGTTCGGCCGGGATCTGCAGAGCTCAGAGGAATTGTCAGCACACCTGTCATCCCTCTTCACTGAAGATCAGATCTACCGCATAGACCACTATCTGGGCAAGGAGATGGTGCAGAACCTCATGGTACTCAG gtttgggAACCGAATTTTCGGCCCTATCTGGAATAGGGACAGTGTGGCCTGCGTCGTTCTCACTTTTAAAGAACCCTTTGGAACTTATGGGAGAGGAGGATACTTTGATGACTTTGGTATTATCCG CGATGTCATGCAAAATCATCTTCTCCAGATGCTCACCTTGGTTGCCATGGAGAAGCCTGCCTCCACCAACTCGGATGATGTGAGAGATGAGAAG GTGAAGGTATTGAAGTGCATAGCACCAGTGACTCTAGGTGATGTTGTGCTGGGGCGGTATGAGGGAAACCCTGCTGGGGAAGGGGAGGCTAAACTGGGTTACTTGAACGACCCCACCGTTCCCCAAGGCTCCCACACGGCCACTTTCGCCACTGTGGTGCTCTACGTGCATAACGAGCGCTGGGAAG GGGTTCCCTTCATCCTGCGCTGTGGAAAGGCCTTGAACGAGCGCAAGGCTGAGGTGAGGCTGCAGTTCACGGACGTGCCAGGTGACATCTTTCATTCGCAGTGCCAGAGGAACGAGCTGGTGGTGCGCGTGCAGCCTGATGAGGCTATTTATGCCAAAATGATGAGCAAAAAGCCTGGGGTGTACTTCAACCCTGAGGAGACGGAGCTGGACCTGACCTACCGTAGCAGATACAAG GACGTGAAGCTTCCCGATGCCTACGAGCGTCTAATTCTGGACGTGTTCAGCGGAAGTCAGATGCACTTTGTGCGCAG tgatgAGCTCAGGGAAGCCTGGAGAATCTTCACCCCTCTCCTCCACCAGATAGAAGCAGAAAGGACACAACCAATCCCTTATGTGTATGGAAG CCGTGGACCGAAAGAGGCAGACGAGCTGATGCAGAGGGCAGGATTCCACTACGGAGGGACGTACAA GTACCTGGCCTAG